The genomic stretch CATACTTCTGTGAAACCACCTTATTAATtttaatccgtgagacgggtagAATATAAGATAGTTGATTGGTatttatgataaatattgtaatacttatatatgaAAATGTGATATTATTTaaggtaaaattaattgttactaatgataaacattgtgtaatacttatataattgaaattatgataacatttttctataaattgCTCATGAGACGGTTTCACGCAAGTTTTTGTCAAATATTAAATAACTCAATTGGATAATGTTACATCACGAAAGAAATTGAGGAGGAAAATTTTAAGATTACTAATTGAAATGTTCAACTCCCGGCCAATCCAAATTCTTGGtcgacatttttttttgaatactattgatcctattacatgtagtatctgtccatatactttctcaacctactgaagcccaacaaagtcaacattgccccaaCTGAGGCTCAACAAATTCTTGGTCGACAATTGAAAACCAATTATTGAAACTTACCTGGTACTCCTTAGTAGTATCGTACCCAAGAACAATATCTATCAGCTTCCctataattatgaataaaatggtAAGATTTCTTTCTGAAGATTTGAAAAACAcgcatatatgcatatatggaTTAATTCAGATTAggtgaaaaaaattaaaggagttGCCCGCACGGATAATGAGCAAAAATATAGTTTCTATTGATCAGTTATTGTCTGGTTTGAGTGTGCAATTCCACCTTAAGTgacaaaattaaagatgatCGTATTACTAAGCGCGCGTACCGTTCTTGTCAGGAAGGATGACTGAGGCGACTCTGGCGCCATAGTTGGTGAGCTTGACTGAGAAATCTCCTTTGTTGATCAAGTAGAACTCAACCTCCTCCTGCCTGCTGGCGACCAACCCAGCAAGTGCAAAACTTAAGAAGCACAACAATAGTGGAGCAAAAACCTTTGTCATGTTTCAATTCTGATAGATCTAGTTAGCTTGCCGTATAGTAGGCTGTTGGCCTTAATAAAGAGCTGCTGGCCTGCCCAGTGATTACTGATTAGAAgcaaaataaactataaatgATTACACGTGACACATGCAGCTtccaactaattaaattaaactaagcTAGTTATGAACTTCAACATCTatcttcttttaatttaattgcgTGAATTAAGGAGAACACAATCTGTACTGTAAGTCAAGTAcagaaaatacaaaatatttgcaAAACAATCTGATCTGGAATTCTGGATGGATCACAAGGGACTTCCCAAAAACACGTACCAACCTTGTTaactaacaaattaattaaaacacgTACTGCTTAACTGGATATTAATCTTGCTTTCCTCAAGGCTCCGGCTTCTATGCCATATACCACCTCTGTCATTAACTCTACTAACTACACCTTATTTTTAGTTGactttttcatattatataCTCCGGTATTATAAAGTGATAGTGTTTTTAAGTGTTCACTTCATCACTACTTATTTAAGATAGTGCTCATAGTCATTAATTAGTCGCAAGAAAATGCTATGTGATCTTTAATGtttacatatattaaatataatagaaaataattacTCCATATATATGCTATATCGAATTTAATTACAGACCTTGAGCAATAGCAGACATGGATGAGCAGTAGGGGTGTGCAATACCCGACCCACCCGAAAAACCCGGCCGACCCGTAATCCGAAATTGAGTACGAAACGGGTGTCACTACCCGATTCCATCAACCGACCCGTTAATTGGCTTGAGTGCGGGTGTAGGTTATCGGGTAGGGTTGAGAAATATCCTCCCCGAACCGCCCGAATACCCgattacatatatacacatattatatagatatatatatacgacgtcgtatgatgtgtaatatatatatactcctttGTTCAGAGGGTGCCAACCCTAGGTCATTTGTGCTATTTCTGCGCAGTCGCGACTCGCGACCTCTCCTCTCTTGCTCTTTGTTCTCTTCTCTGAGACTCTGAGAATCTGAGTTCTCTCAATTCTCACTTCTCAGTGATCTCACTTCTCAGTCTCAGTCTCTCTCGAGTCTTTAGTCTTCTACTCGAGTCTTTTGTTCTCTCAACTTTCCGGTGGAACTGTGGAAGCCCTTAACGCCGTTGAAACTGTCGACTTGAAGCCGGTGGAAGCCCTAAAACTCCGGTGAGGCTTTTATCTAAAAAATAGAGAGTAAACTCATTAAAGACTGAGTCTTTGACTCTTTGAGCCGTTTGAGGTATGCCGGAACCCTATTTCAtagatttttattgttattgtatatttgtattactGGTGTTGTGGATTTGTGTttgatatgtgaatatgtgattctGTAGTTCTGTTGCTATGCCTTTGATATGTTATTCTgttatgatatattgattaCATTGAAAATAGGGTTTGCCCTAATTCAATTTAAGTGTGGAACTGTGGAAGCCCTTAATTATTGCTATGTTTTGATCTGTTATTCTGTTATGATATACTGATTACATTGAAATTAGGGTTTGCCCTAATTCAATTTAAGTGTGGAACTGTGGAAGCCCTTAATTATTGCTATGCTTTGATGAGTTTGATCTGCTATTCTGTTATGATATACAGATTACATTGAAATTAGGGTTTGCCCTAATTCAATTTAAGTGTGGAAGCCCTATTAGCCCCTAAATGATGAACTTTCTAACTTTGTAAGttctgaaataaaaaataagtttatGGAATTTATGGACCCTTAAATCAGTTAAATGTGTACCTCAGTATCTGTGTTTGTGTACCTCAGTATATGTTTTTGACTGTATGAGTCTAGCTGTATAACTATAAGTGTATAACCACACTATACTGACTTGATCTTTTTTTCCATACTGATTTCTAATACACATCTCATTTGTAAAGATGGAGAGTATTAGTTTGTCTGGGCAACCTCCTCCTATACTATCTAGTGAGGAACTTACTGGGGTGGAAGCAGAAGCTGTGGAGAGAAATCAATCTCAGCAGCAAAATGTGCCTCCTCCTCAATCtgttccttcaaaaaaaaagaaaggaggTTGAAACCAGATCCCCGGTATGGGATCATTTTGAGAAGGTCAAAGACAGTAATGGAGTGGTTATGCATGCAAGGTGTATTTATTGTGCAAAATTATATGGTGGTCAGTCAAAAAAGCATGGCACATCTTCCTTAAGGCATCATATGCTTAACTGCCTAAAGAATCCTCACTCCAAAGATGTTAGACAATCTCTGCTAACATTTCAGCCTGTGGTTAGTCCTAGTCCAGAGACGGGGGTTAATGTGGGGGTCTTAACTACTTGGGTGTTCAATCAAGATGCAATTAGGAGGGCCCTAGCAGAAATGATACTCATTGATGAGCTTCCTTTCAGATTTGTAGAGGGGCAGGGGTTTAGAAAATTTATTCTTGTTGCATGTCCTAGATTTAAGATCCCATCTAGATGGACTATAAGTAGGGATATTTATCAGATTTTTTCTGATGAGAGGGTAAATCTGAAGAAACTGTTTAGGACTTCCTGCCAAAGAGTTAGTATCACAACTGATACTTGGACTTCTGTCCAAAGGATAAACTATATGTGCATCACTGCACATTTTATAGATAACCAATGGAAGCTACACAAAAAGATCATATCATTTGTCCCTGTCACCTCACATAGGGGGGAATACATTGCCAAAGCCTTAGAAACTTGTCTTCTAGAGTGGGGGCTAAAAAATATATTCACTGTGACTGTTGACAATGCCTCTAGTAATGACACTGTTATGGGTTTCTTCAAAAAGAAGTTGCTGTCTTGGGGGGTTTCTTCTGTGAAATGCAATTATGTGCACATGAGATGCATTGCACATGTCTTAAATTTGATTGTCCAGGATGGGTTAAAGGATGTAGACAGTTCTGTAAAGAAGGTGAGGGATGCAGTTAGATATGTGAGAAATTCTCCTGCTAGGCTAAAAAAATTCAGGGACCTTGCTGATTTAATAGGGGTGGAAGCCAAGTCTAGTTTGACTCTTGATGTACCAACTAGATGGAACTCAACCTACTTGATGCTTAAGAATGCAGTCacatatcaaaaggtatttgaTGCCTATGAAGAAAATGATAGTTCATTCTCCACTGATTTAGGTGAATTTGTCCCAGATTTTATGGATTGGTATTCTGTTGAGCATATGGTGAAGTTGCTTAAATGTTTTTATGAGATGACCCTAAGGATTTCTGGTTCTCTGTATGTGACTGCCAATAATTTCTTCTCTGAAATTTCTGACTTGTCTTGCATGCTGTCTGAAATGGTGGAAGCTGAATCTGCCTCTGTTAATCTGATGGGTTTAAATATGAAAACGAAGTTTGAGAAATATTGGGGTGATCCTGATAAAATGAATGCCATAATTTTTTATGCAAATATATTGGATCCAAGGGATAAAATTGCATACATGCCATACCAGTTCACACAACTGTATGGTGATGAAAAGGGAGAATCTTGTTTCAAAAATGTTTTAACTGGTCTGAAGAATTTGTTTGATGACTATGTGCATGGTTCATCTGCCAGTGTTGATTCTGCTACTGCTGTCACTGGTACATCCCAGTCCCACTCTCAATCTGTCACCGTTGGTAGACCACAGTCTAAACTGAAATCTCAGTTAAAAAAGCAAAGAGCAGAGAGTGGTGAGTTGGGAGGCAAAAAAACTGAGCTGGAAATCTAAGTGAGGAAATTGTGGAGGATGAAAATCCtgattttgacattttaaattgGTGGAAGATCAATACTAGTAGGTTTCCTATCCTCTCCCAATTTGCTAGGGATGTTCTTGCTATTCCCATTTCAACTGTAGCCTCTGAATCTGCTTTTAGCACTAGTGGGAGAGTGCTAGATGCATTTAGGAGTTCATTAACTCCTAGAATAGTGGAAGCACTTGTGTGTGCCCAAGATTGGATGAGGTTGCCAAATCAACCCATCTCAGCAGAAGAAAATCTAGATGAAGTAGAGAGATTAGAAACAGGTAACTACTAACTACTAAACTACTAGTTaacttcattttcattagataatttttaaaatctgaTTGTCTCATTTTTTGTTTGCAGAACTGGTGAGTGGCAGTGGAGCTGGGAGCAGTGAAGTTGGTTTATCACTTCCCACAATTGCTGTAACTAGCCTACTCCTCTTAAGCCTTAACTTATTCATTTATTCTTGTCTTTTTTGTTCAATTGACTTGGTTTGAACTGTAAGGTGTTGGAAACTTGGACAGTTGCCAATTGGCAAAATGGCAAGTGGCTGGGCAACTATTATTTGTTGCTGCCATTTTGCAATTTGCCAGTTTGGACTGTTGGAACTTGGAACTCTGAGGCAAGAACAAATGGATAATTTGCAAGTTGCAACAGGTTTGAATGTTAGGACTTAGGAGTCCTAAGTTGATGGTATCATGGTAATAATGTATCTCTCACTCTCTTGTCTCTGCTGCCTCTCTGAATTTATGTTTATCTCTCTACTTCTATCCTTGGCAATGATGATGTTTCCACCAATAGTCTGGAAAAAAAAAGGCTATGGGTTGGTATGTTGCACTGAGTAGTGGGTATAACTCAACTACTCAAGTAGCAATTTGCCTCATTCCTTGTTTTGACATGAAAGCTAAAGCATGCTGAGCCATTCCTTGTGTTTAAAcagtgcactttttaattttcattatgatttattaattgtgagttgtgacttgtgagttgtgactgaTTTGTTTAAGTTATAACTTTTCATTAGGAGGAAGATGACTGATTTGTTTAAGTTATAACTTTTCATTAGGAGGAAGATGAGGAATAGCAGATTAGCAGATTCACTATGTGTAGTTGTACATTTCTACTTCAGTTTTTGAGATTCACTATGTGTAGTTGTACATTTCTACTTcagtttttggatttttgtcAGTTACCTTCACAGAATatcagctacacttagttcagTACTTCAGTTAGTTGGTTACTTGATGCCCCTAGTTGGCAAAGATTGGACAATTTGGTGATTGGAGTCACttattatgtaattttgtaGTTTGTTACTTCtgcaaaatatgtaattatgtagTTTACTTAGTTAATTTGTCacttaattttgtatatttgcagttgtaacttgtaaaatGGCCATATGGTTTAACTAGGTCacttattttagttatttactaAGTTATTTTGTCCTTTAAGTCTTAAACttgtataatgtacttttgtaatttattatatttgatgaaaatcagtgttatttttttatttccgAAATTATTACGAAAACCGCAATACCCGACTGAAACCGAACTTTAAAAAACCGAGTGGATTTTCGATAATTATATGGCGGTTAGGGTACTAAAATtgttaaccgttaaccgaatNATTATATGGCGGTTAGGGTACTAAAATtgttaaccgttaaccgaatgGTTTCCATCTTTGTATAACCAAACTGCCCATACCCGACCGATGCACAGGCCTAATGAGCAGTAatgtgaaaaaagaaaaggaagaagatAAGCAGCGGATGATAAAAGATGAAGAAAGGGATTGTGTAGTCTATTTTCTGTATATCACATAGTCTGTTATATATGTACAATGGAAGTAAAGCAATTCTAACTAATTGTTGTTAAAGTTGAAACAAAACAACTGCTAAAGTCTAACAAAAGATAGAACTACTTCTAACTGAGCAGATTATCTCTTTGCATGCTCTGCACGGGCTTGACTTGTATCTGCATTCTTTGATATGCCCCGCAAGTTGGAACATACACATTATTGTGAATGCCCAACTtggaaatgaaagaaagaaaagaaccAGGAGGATGGAGTTTGGTAAAAACATCAGCTAGTCGTTGCTCTGATCTATAGGAACATGAAGGAGCTTAAGGAACCTCTTCTGCAGGTTCTCCTTAACTAGGTGACAGTCAAGCTCAATGTGTTTTGTACGCTCATGAAACACCGAATTTTCAGCAATGGCAATGGCGGAATTACTGTCAGAGAACAAAATTAGAGGAGAAGCAGGTTGCACACCCAAATCTTAGAGTAGGAAACTAAGCCATTGAAGTTCACAAGTTGTTGCAGCAATGGCTCTATATATACTCTGCTTTTGAGGATGATCTAGATACAGTAGGCTGCTTCTTTGCTTTCCAAGAAATAAGAGAATAGtctaaaaatacaatatcttgtCACAAACCTTCTAGTGTCAAGGTAGGCTGCCCAATCAGAATCACTAAAGCCTTTTATGACCAGGGTGGAAGAAGCCTAATAAAACAACCCTTGTCCAGGAGAGCTGACTTGATGTACCTCAAGACTCTGTGAGCAGCTAGTTGGTGAAACTCTATAAGTTGATCCATGAACTGTGAAAGTTATTGCGTGGCAAAGGAGATATCTGGTCTGGTAATTGTTAGATAAATCAGTTTCCCAACGATACTCGGGTATGTGGCAGGGTCAGGGATGAGAGTGCTATCACCTTTGTGCAATTTGACTAAGGGAACCATGGAGTTGTGTACGGATCTTCTTTCAAGGAAACTAGTGTCTTCTAGGACTTCGAGGGCATATTTCCTTTGAAACAAATTGATGCC from Ipomoea triloba cultivar NCNSP0323 chromosome 12, ASM357664v1 encodes the following:
- the LOC115998877 gene encoding zinc finger BED domain-containing protein RICESLEEPER 1-like: MESISLSGQPPPILSSEELTGVEAEAVERNQSQQQNVPPPQSPVVSPSPETGVNVGVLTTWVFNQDAIRRALAEMILIDELPFRFVEGQGFRKFILVACPRFKIPSRWTISRDIYQIFSDERVNLKKLFRTSCQRVSITTDTWTSVQRINYMCITAHFIDNQWKLHKKIISFVPVTSHRGEYIAKALETCLLEWGLKNIFTVTVDNASSNDTVMGFFKKKLLSWGVSSVKCNYVHMRCIAHVLNLIVQDGLKDVDSSVKKVRDAVRYVRNSPARLKKFRDLADLIGVEAKSSLTLDVPTRWNSTYLMLKNAVTYQKVFDAYEENDSSFSTDLGEFVPDFMDWYSVEHMVKLLKCFYEMTLRISGSLYVTANNFFSEISDLSCMLSEMVEAESASVNLMGLNMKTKFEKYWGDPDKMNAIIFYANILDPRDKIAYMPYQFTQLYGDEKGESCFKNVLTGLKNLFDDYVHGSSASVDSATAVTGTSQSHSQSVTVGRPQSKLKSQLKKQRAESASESAFSTSGRVLDAFRSSLTPRIVEALVCAQDWMRLPNQPISAEENLDEVERLETELVSGSGAGSSEVGLSLPTIAVLETWTVANWQNGKWLGNYYLLLPFCNLPVWTVGTWNSEARTNG